CAGGAAGCGGTAGTCCTCCCGCTCCTCCCCCCTCAGCTCCGTCCCGGCCAGCGGCGCGAAGAGCTCCGCGGCCCGCCCCCCGGCGCGCTGGCGCTGGAGGGCAATGAGGGAGTCGAGCACCTGCTCCGCGGCGACCGCACCGGGCGAGAACGCCAGCAAGCAGGCCAGGGTCGGGGCCAGCAGGATGCCGGGCCAGCGCATGGTGCCTCCAGGTTCAGGCCGGGACCGGACAGGCCGGTCCCGGCGGTTCAGCCCAACAGGGCGGACAGGATGCCGCCGCCGCGCACGACCCAGGCCATGTCACCTTGCGCAGGAGCAGCAGGAAGACCCCTGCGGTGGCGACCACGGCGCCCGCCAGTCCCGACGCCTGGTGCCCCGCGAAGATGATGGTGATCACGATGGGCCTGGGCGTCACTTGGCCCTCCTCGGGATTGGCGCCCCCCGTCGACGCGGCTCACAGCCGGGTGCCGCAGCGCTTGCAGAAGTCGGCGTCGCGGTCGTGCCCGGCCAGGGCGCAGGCCGGGCAGGGACCGCGGACAGGGCTGCGCGGGCGGTTTAGTTCCACGGTGACGATGCCGGTGGGCACGGCCACGATGGCGTACCCCAGCAGCATGATGACGGAGGCCAGGGCCTTGCCCAGCGGCGTCGCCGGCGAGATGTCGCCGTAGCCCACCGTCGTGATGGTGACGATGGTCCAGTAGATGGACTGCGGGATGCTCGTGTAGCCGTGGCTGCTCCCCTCCACGATGTACATGGCGGCGCCGAGGATGATGGTGGTCACCAGCACGAAGGAGATGAAGATGGACAGCTTGCGCCGGCTGCCGCGGATGGCCGCCATCAACACGTCGGCCTCGCCCACGTAATGCGCCAGCTTGAGGATGCGGAAGACGCGCAGGATGCGCAGGGCCCGCACCACCTGGAAGAACTGGGCGCCGGGGAGGACCAGGCTGAGGTAGGTGGGCACGATGGAGACCAGGTCGACCACGCCATAGAAGCTGCGGGCATAGCCCAGGGGGCGCGGCGCGCAGAGCAGGCGCAGGACGTACTCCACCGTGAAGAGCAGGGTGAAGGCCCATTCCAGGGCGACGAGGATCGAGCCCCAGCGGTCGTGGACAGTCGCGACGGAATCCAGCATGATGACCAGCACGCTGGCCAGGATGCTGGCGATGAGCACCAGGTCGAAGGCCCGGCCGGCGCGCGTGTCGTGGCCGAAGATGACGGTGTGGAGCGTGCGGCGCCAGGGCTTACGTTGGGCTTGCGGAGGGTTCATCGCAGCTTCCTTTCAACTCGTGGGAGTGGCCTGGAACCCCCATCCCGGCCTTCCCTCTGCCAGGGGGAAGGAGCCCGGGCACCCAGGGCTGAACCCCCATCACGGCCTTCCCCCGGCGAGGGGGAAGGTGGCCGGGCGCCCAGGGCTGGCCTCCCATCCGTCCCCAATCATGGCGGAGGGATCAGAGCAGGCCGTTCACCCGCCGCCAGATCCACTCCCCGGCGATGAGCAGCAGGAGGGCGGCGAGGATCCAGCCCTCCCCCGCCAGTTCCCGCTGGCGGCCGGCGCGGCGCAGGAGGGGCCGCGTCTCCAGGCTGTCCAGCGCCTCGCCCGAAGCCAGCCGGGCGCGGTCTTCGGCGTCGTCCAGATTGAACAGGCGGCCGCCACCCAGGGCGGCCATCTCCCCCAGCAGGCGCTGGTTGCGGCTGCCGTCCAGACTCTCCGGGCTGCGCTCCTCCACCAGCACGCGTCCGCTGTCGGCCAGCTGGGGGCGGTCCCCCAGGCGGGCCAGGGCCAGCCAGCGCCATTCCCCGGGCGGCAGGGCGGGCAGGGTCCCGGCGTAGGCGCCGCCGCCGCGGGGCTCCAGGCTGAGGCCGCGCGCCAGAGAGTCGGGGCCGAGCAGGCGCAGCTCGATGGAGGCGCCGTCCCGCGGGCGGCCGTCCTCCTCGCGCAGGCGGGCCTCGAAGGCGAGCGGCGCCCCCGCCGGCAGGGCCTCGCGATCGGGCCGCACGCGCAGCAGGCCCTGGACCGGCGCGGCCAGCAGCCAGTCGGCCAGGCCATCGACCAGGTCGCGGGCGCGCCGGTTCCCCCCCAGCGAGAGCTGGCTGCCCACGCCCCAGCGTCCCAGGCCCTGGACGGTGAGCCAGGCCTGGCGCAGCTCGGCCTGCTGCCGCAACAGAAGCAGGGGCCTCCCCTCGGCCGACTCCAGCAGGACGCGGCCGCCCGCCGGCGGCGCTCCCCCGGCCAGGCCGCGGGTGGCGGCGAGGGGCGGCATCTCGGCGTAGATGGCGCGCAGCTCCGCCAGGCTCTCCTCCGGCCCCAGCAGGGCGTGGGCCTGGGGCACGCGCACGCCGCCCGCCGCGCCGGGCCGCCAGGGACCCAGGCCGCGCTCGAGGGCGGGGGCGAGGCGCTCCAGATCGGCGCCCTCGCCGTCCAGCCAGAGCAGGGGCTTGCCCGGGAGGGCGCCCGCCACCAGCGCGGCCAGCTCGGGGGAGCGGCCGCGCAGTGGCCAGTGGGCCAGCACCAGCAGGCGGGAGCGCTCGATGGCCCGCCTGAGGTCGGCCAGGTCCACCCCGGGCCGCTCGGGCATGGCGAAGAGGAGATCGAGATCGGGCCGGGCCTCCAGCACGGAACGAAGAAAGCCCAGATCCTCCGAGGGCCGCCCGGCCAGCAGGAGGATCGGCCGGCGCGCCTCCTCGACCCGCACCTGGACGGCGCGCCCGTTGTTTTCCGCGGTGCGCTCGCCGCCGCCTTCCAGCACGGCATCCAGGCGCAGCAGGCGGGGGCCGGCCACCTGCGGCGTCCATTCCAGCTCCACGCGCTGGCGGGCGCCGTCCACGCCCAGCTCGAGGGAGGCGACGGCCAGCTGGCGCCCCTCCTCGCTGAGCGTCACCCGCGCCGTGCGCCCGCCCAGGCCCCGGCTCTCCAAATCGACGGAGATAGGCTGGGCTCGTCCCAGGCGGGCTTGGCGGTTCAGCTCCACCTCGCGCAGCACCAGGTCGGCCACGGGATCCAAGCGGCCGGTGCCGGCACACCAGACGCGGGCCGGGAGGCGGCGCACCCGCTCCAGGGGCCAGGCGCCCGTCGTGGGGTTGCCATCCCCGACGAGGAGCAGGCCGGTCCAGTGCTCGCCCTGCATGGCCCGCTCCACGCCGGCCAGGGCGCCGTCCAGGTCGGTCTCCACGCCGTCGCCGGGCAGGAGGGGCGCTTCCGTGGCCGACAGCTCGCGCAGACCGCCGTCATAGGCGAAGAGGCGCAGGCGCACGCCGTCGAGCCGGCTGGCCAGCTGGGGCAGCCAGTCGCCGTGGTCGAGGCGGCCCACCAGGTGGCGCAGGCTGGCCGAGTTG
This genomic interval from bacterium contains the following:
- a CDS encoding ion transporter, with product MNPPQAQRKPWRRTLHTVIFGHDTRAGRAFDLVLIASILASVLVIMLDSVATVHDRWGSILVALEWAFTLLFTVEYVLRLLCAPRPLGYARSFYGVVDLVSIVPTYLSLVLPGAQFFQVVRALRILRVFRILKLAHYVGEADVLMAAIRGSRRKLSIFISFVLVTTIILGAAMYIVEGSSHGYTSIPQSIYWTIVTITTVGYGDISPATPLGKALASVIMLLGYAIVAVPTGIVTVELNRPRSPVRGPCPACALAGHDRDADFCKRCGTRL